The proteins below are encoded in one region of Streptomyces cyanogenus:
- the efeB gene encoding iron uptake transporter deferrochelatase/peroxidase subunit: MPDQSVPQARTPEAPPARPESVSGTGGISRRALLGTAGATGLVLGAAGGAVGYAAAPAGATPLTSVGSERAMFHGKHQPGITEGLQARGHLVAFDLAPGAGRKEAAALLRRWSATAERLMAGEAAPHGDTGVARDAGPSSLTVTFGFGHGFFGRTGLEKQRPAALDPLPDFSSDQLDKSRSDGDLWVQIGANDALVAFHALRAIQKDAGSAARVRWQMNGFNRTPGATAHPMTARNLMGQLDGTRNPKPADADFDRRIFVPVSGEPAWMANGSYAVVRRIRMLLDDWEKLSLAAQEQVIGRRKADGAPLSGGDETTPMDLEKTDANGDYVVPLNAHARITRPDENGGAAMLRRPFSYHDGIDADGTPDAGLLFICWQADPLRGFVPVQRKLDRGDALSKYIRHEASGLFAVPGGAAKGEYVGQRLLEG; this comes from the coding sequence ATGCCCGACCAGTCCGTCCCCCAGGCCCGTACGCCCGAGGCGCCGCCGGCGCGGCCCGAGTCCGTCTCCGGCACCGGCGGCATCTCCCGGCGCGCGCTGCTCGGCACCGCCGGCGCCACCGGCCTCGTGCTCGGCGCGGCCGGCGGGGCCGTGGGCTACGCCGCCGCCCCCGCCGGGGCCACCCCGCTGACCTCGGTGGGCTCCGAGCGGGCGATGTTTCACGGGAAACATCAGCCCGGCATCACCGAGGGCCTCCAGGCGCGCGGCCATCTCGTCGCCTTCGACCTGGCGCCGGGCGCGGGCCGCAAGGAGGCGGCGGCCCTGCTGCGCCGCTGGTCGGCGACGGCCGAGCGGCTGATGGCGGGCGAGGCCGCCCCGCACGGCGACACCGGTGTGGCCCGGGACGCGGGCCCGTCCTCGCTGACCGTCACCTTCGGCTTCGGCCACGGCTTCTTCGGCCGGACCGGCCTGGAGAAGCAGCGGCCGGCCGCCCTCGACCCGCTGCCGGACTTCTCCTCCGACCAGCTCGACAAGTCCCGCAGCGACGGCGACCTGTGGGTGCAGATCGGCGCGAACGACGCCCTGGTCGCCTTCCACGCCCTGCGCGCGATCCAGAAGGACGCGGGCTCGGCCGCGCGGGTGCGCTGGCAGATGAACGGCTTCAACCGCACCCCGGGCGCCACCGCCCACCCCATGACGGCCCGCAACCTCATGGGCCAGCTCGACGGCACCCGCAATCCGAAGCCCGCCGACGCCGACTTCGACCGGCGGATCTTCGTGCCCGTCTCGGGCGAGCCCGCCTGGATGGCGAACGGCTCGTACGCCGTCGTACGACGGATCCGCATGCTCCTGGACGACTGGGAGAAGCTGTCGCTCGCCGCGCAGGAGCAGGTCATCGGGCGCCGCAAGGCCGACGGTGCGCCGCTGTCCGGCGGCGACGAGACCACCCCGATGGACCTGGAGAAGACCGACGCGAACGGCGACTACGTCGTCCCGCTGAACGCCCACGCCCGGATCACCCGGCCCGACGAGAACGGCGGCGCGGCCATGCTGCGGCGCCCGTTCTCCTACCACGACGGCATCGACGCGGACGGCACGCCCGACGCCGGTCTCCTCTTCATCTGCTGGCAGGCGGACCCGCTGCGCGGCTTCGTACCGGTGCAGCGCAAGCTCGACCGGGGCGACGCGCTGTCGAAGTACATCCGGCACGAGGCCAGCGGCCTGTTCGCGGTGCCGGGCGGGGCGGCGAAGGGCGAGTACGTGGGACAGCGGCTGCTGGAGGGGTGA
- the pheA gene encoding prephenate dehydratase, protein MPASYAYLGPEGTFTEVALRTLPEAATRELIPYVSVQSALDAVRAGEAEAAFVPIENSVEGGITTTLDELVAGEPLMIYREVLLSITFALLVRPGTKLTDIKTVSAHPAAQPQVRNWLRANLPEALWESAASNADAARLVQEGRYDAAFAGEFAAARYGLEALETGIHDAENAQTRFVLVGRPARPAAPTGADKTSVVLWQRDDHPGALRDLLGEFASRGINLMLLQSRPTGAGIGNYCFCIDAEGHIADRRMAEALTGLRRICLQVRYLGSYPRADIAPGEAGPTPPGTSDEEFMAAADWVARCQDGRF, encoded by the coding sequence ATGCCAGCCAGCTATGCCTATCTCGGCCCGGAGGGCACCTTCACCGAGGTCGCTCTGCGCACGCTTCCGGAGGCGGCCACCCGTGAGCTGATCCCGTACGTGTCGGTGCAGTCCGCGCTGGACGCGGTGCGGGCCGGCGAGGCCGAGGCCGCGTTCGTGCCGATCGAGAACTCCGTCGAGGGCGGCATCACCACCACCCTGGACGAGCTGGTCGCCGGCGAACCGCTGATGATCTACCGCGAGGTGCTGCTGTCGATCACCTTCGCACTGCTGGTCCGCCCCGGTACGAAGCTCACGGACATCAAGACGGTCTCCGCCCACCCGGCGGCCCAGCCCCAGGTGCGCAACTGGCTGCGCGCCAACCTCCCGGAGGCCCTCTGGGAGTCGGCCGCCTCCAACGCGGACGCCGCCCGCCTGGTCCAGGAGGGCCGCTACGACGCCGCCTTCGCCGGCGAGTTCGCCGCCGCCCGGTACGGCTTGGAGGCGCTGGAGACCGGGATCCACGACGCGGAGAACGCACAGACCCGGTTCGTGCTGGTCGGCCGGCCGGCCCGGCCGGCCGCGCCCACCGGTGCCGACAAGACCTCGGTGGTGCTGTGGCAGCGCGACGACCACCCCGGCGCACTGCGCGACCTGCTCGGCGAATTCGCCTCGCGGGGCATCAACCTGATGCTGCTCCAGTCCCGGCCGACCGGTGCCGGCATCGGCAACTACTGCTTCTGCATCGACGCCGAGGGCCATATCGCCGACCGGCGGATGGCGGAGGCGCTGACGGGACTGCGGCGGATCTGCCTCCAGGTGCGCTATCTCGGTTCCTATCCCCGTGCCGACATCGCACCGGGCGAGGCCGGGCCGACGCCGCCCGGGACGTCGGACGAGGAGTTCATGGCGGCGGCGGACTGGGTGGCGCGCTGCCAGGACGGCCGGTTCTAG
- the serS gene encoding serine--tRNA ligase produces the protein MIDLRLLREDPDRVRASQRARGEDVALVDALLSADERRRSSGVRFDELRAEQKQLGKQIPKATGDEKAGLLKRAEQLKADVKAADAERDAADAETQELLLRLGNLVHPDVPVGGEEDFVTLETHGTIRDFGAEGFEPKDHLELGQLLGAIDVERGAKVSGSRFYFLTGVGALLELALVNAAIAQATAAGFTPMLTPALVRPQSMAGTGFLGQAAQDVYHLDKDDLYLVGTSEVPLAAYHMDEIIDADRLPLRYAGFSPCFRREAGSHGKDTRGIFRVHQFDKVEMFSYVAPEDSQAEHQRLLEWEKQWLTSLELPFRVIDVASADLGSSAARKFDCEAWIPTQGKYRELTSTSDCTEFQSRRLSIRVRDGKQVKPLATLNGTLCAVPRTIVAILENHQQADGSVRVPEVLRPYLGGREVLEPVSR, from the coding sequence GTGATTGACCTTCGCCTGCTTCGTGAGGACCCCGACCGTGTGCGCGCGTCCCAGCGCGCCCGTGGAGAGGACGTCGCGCTCGTCGACGCCCTCCTGTCTGCCGACGAGCGGCGCAGGTCCTCCGGCGTCCGCTTCGACGAGCTGCGCGCCGAGCAGAAGCAGCTCGGCAAGCAGATCCCCAAGGCCACCGGCGACGAGAAGGCCGGGCTGCTCAAGCGCGCCGAGCAGCTGAAGGCCGACGTCAAGGCCGCCGACGCCGAGCGCGACGCGGCCGACGCCGAGACCCAGGAGCTGCTGCTCCGGCTCGGCAACCTCGTCCACCCCGACGTACCCGTCGGCGGCGAGGAGGACTTCGTCACGCTGGAGACGCACGGCACGATCCGCGACTTCGGTGCCGAGGGCTTCGAGCCCAAGGACCACCTGGAGCTGGGCCAGCTGCTCGGTGCCATCGACGTCGAGCGCGGTGCCAAGGTCTCCGGCTCCCGTTTCTACTTCCTCACGGGCGTCGGCGCCCTGCTGGAGCTGGCCCTGGTGAACGCGGCGATCGCCCAGGCCACCGCCGCCGGCTTCACGCCGATGCTCACCCCGGCGCTGGTCCGCCCGCAGTCCATGGCCGGCACCGGCTTCCTCGGCCAGGCCGCCCAGGACGTCTACCACCTCGACAAGGACGACCTGTACCTGGTCGGCACCTCCGAGGTCCCGCTGGCGGCCTACCACATGGACGAGATCATCGACGCCGACCGGCTGCCGCTGCGGTACGCGGGCTTCTCCCCGTGCTTCCGCCGCGAGGCCGGCTCGCACGGCAAGGACACCCGGGGCATCTTCCGCGTGCACCAGTTCGACAAGGTCGAGATGTTCTCGTACGTCGCGCCCGAGGACTCCCAGGCCGAGCACCAGCGCCTGCTGGAGTGGGAGAAGCAGTGGCTGACCTCGCTGGAGCTGCCGTTCCGCGTCATCGACGTCGCCTCCGCCGACCTCGGTTCCTCGGCCGCCCGCAAGTTCGACTGCGAGGCGTGGATCCCGACCCAGGGCAAGTACCGCGAGCTGACCTCGACCTCGGACTGCACCGAGTTCCAGTCCCGACGGCTGTCCATCCGGGTCCGTGACGGCAAGCAGGTCAAGCCGCTCGCCACCCTCAACGGCACGCTGTGCGCCGTACCCCGCACGATCGTGGCGATCCTGGAGAACCACCAGCAGGCCGACGGCTCCGTCCGGGTCCCCGAGGTGCTGCGCCCGTACCTGGGCGGCAGGGAGGTCCTGGAGCCGGTGTCCCGGTGA